ACACTTGTGATAAAGACAAAGCCGTTAGACACACCTGGAATAAGTGAGATAAATGGAGCTAAGAAGATCAGTGCTGCTGTGAAGAAAAGCGCATTTGTAGGAATACCATTTTTTGAAAGTTTTGTGAAGGGCTGTAATGCTTTGTCTCCATGTAATTTTGAAAGAGAGAAAAGATTACGTGTAGTTGAGAAGAGTGCTGAATTAAGTGCGGAAGCTGCAGAAGTCAAGACGACAAAGTTAATGACTGCAGCTGCCCACTTGAAACCGATAAGGTCAAAGACCATCACGAATGGGGATTGATCCGCAGGAATATCTGTCCAATGATAGATAGACATAATCGCAGTAAGTGCTCCGATATAGAAGATTAAAATACGAATCGGAATTTGATTAATTGCTTTTTTAAGTGTTGGGCGTGGGTCCAAGGTTTCAGCAGCAGTCATTCCGATGAATTCCATCGCAACAAAGGCAAACATCACCATTTGGAAGCTTCCGATGAAGTTTGTGACGCCATTAGGGAAGAAGGAGAAGTCCTTCGTCACATTGCTTAAGCTAACTGTTGTACCGTCTGCTTGGAAGCCACTGAAGGCCATGATGATAGCAGTAACAATCAACCCAACGATAGCAACGATTTTTATCATCCCAAACCAAAACTCTGTTTCACCGAAAAATTTAGCATTGAGTGTGTTTAAAGCTGTTAGGGCCAAGAGAATAACTGTTTCGGTCAGCCAGACAGGCACACTTGGTAACCAAAACTGGATGTAGACCCCGACAGCGGTTAACTCAGCCATCGCCATAAAGATAACAACAAGCCAATAAGACCATTGAATAAAATATCCGGCCTTGTTGCCCAGATAGTGACTGACGAAGTTAAGGAAAGAGTGTTGCTCAGGATCCATATAGAGCATTTCACCGATTGCACGGAGCAAGATGAACATCAAGGCCCCAATAATGATATAAATCAAAAGAATGGATGGACCAGTCATACTGATAGATTGACCTGCCCCTAAGAAAAGCCCTGTTCCGATAGTTCCCGCTATTGCAATAAGCTGGATGTGACGATTTTTCAGACCTCTTTGGGTCTGATTGTTTTCATTATTCATAAAAACCTTTCTGTAATTTTATGTACAATTATAGACATTATCAGTTAATTATATCTTTTTTGAATTAATTTGGCAAGATGAGGTGACACAAGTTTAGAACAGACTTCTAAAAAATGTCATTTATTGTAGATCAAAAAAACAAAGAAAGTTATCTAAAGAGGGTTGAGAAAAAGCAGTAAAGCTGCTTTTTTTGGTATAATAAGATTATGTTAATCATAAATGAACAGTTGTTTGAAATTGATGATTTAATCGATGAAGTGGTTAAGGATTTTTTGGAATTACCTGAAGTCGCTGCTTATCGTGATTTGAAAACGACTTTTGAAGAAGATGAAGACTTACAAGCTAAGCTCCAACTTCTTACAGAAAATCAGGAGTATATCGCTTTTAGGCCAGAACTGGCTCAGCTCAGAAAAGAAATCCTGCTTAATGAGAAGGTTTATCAGCTCCGTATAGCTGAAAATGATTTGCAAGAGTTGCTATCCGAGTTAACAAAAGACATCAGTTCAGCAATTTCAGCACACATTTTTGTAGATGAAAATTTACCCTTGAAAGGAGGAAGCCGTCATGGACGCCATCATTGATAAAGAAATAGTGACCAAGAAATCGGAAGATAAGACAGTTCGTCCGCTTGAAAAGCAAGGGAGAATTGCGCTTTTTGTCTATTGCAACTCTTACAAAGGGAACAGACAGCTTAGCCACTATGGGGATCTTGGCTATACAAGTCGCAAAGCACATTATAGCTTGCTCTATGTGAATGAAGAAGATGTTTCCGAGACAATCAAGAAACTTAAGGCACTCAAATTTGTGAAACGAGTACGCCCAAGTCATCTGAAAGATCTCAACCAGAATTTCTCTGAAGCTTTTGCGGAGACAAATGAAGCGATTAAAGGACAACTTGAAGCTGCTTTAGGCAAATTGTAATGAAGATAAGACATCATAGACACAGCCTTACAAGCTCTAGTCTACAAAAAAACTGCCATTAGGCAGTTTTTTCAATGTGACGAAGATAATTTTGAATAAGGACTTGTGAGCAATTTTCAATGTGTAAACATTCAGTATCGGTATAAATCAAAGTAGAGGGTACTTGGGTAAACTCATTTTTATAAAATTCCTGAGCATTCTTAATCATTTGTTTTTTAGCGAACTGGCGATGGGTAATAAAGTCAGCGGTTGTGAGCTTTATTTCGCAGAGAATTTCATGGCGCATTTGGTTGTTATAATCCAGTATGCTGAGGTTGTCCAGTCTCTCCTGTAAAGCTAAGATGAATTTTCGCCCGTACTTTCTTCCGTGTAGATTTATCGTCAGGAAATCAGAAGAAATCTTTTGGAGGCGATCAAAGCTTGCGTTGAGATTTTCGATATTTTTGGGAAGGTCACTGTTGTCACGTAACTCTTTAGCTGCAGCAAGTGTAGCTATTGGATAGAGGTACCAGGTGTGCGCATCAAATTCGGAAAATTGATTGAGAATAGGCGTGAAAAAATGATGAATATCGTACATGAGAGTTATTGTTTTCCTTGTTAAAATCTTTAATATTATTGTTTATCAGTTGTGTATCCACGTTGTATAGTGTACCAAATTTTATATAGGAGACCAAATTATATGCAAAAAAGTGCTGAACCGCACTTTTATTGCTTTTTCAGATGGCGCAAACAGTCTAAGAAGCGCACAACTTTTGATTTTGAAAAACGAAATTCAATATGATTTTTTTTCAAGAAAGCAAGGAAATCTTTTTTACCTTGTTCACTATCAGTCACCTCTAACTCCAACTCATAATCAGTATGACCAAGATAGTCGTTCTTATCCAGAGCAGCAAGACCAATAGGGAGATGCTGTTCGTAGCGGATTGTGGTTAAACTACCAATCAGAGTAATACTCTCCAAATCTACCCCACGTTCGACTAAAATGTCGCAGATTTCACTCAGGTCAGTTTTACCGCAAGTGATACTTTTTTGCGCGAGCAGATATTGTGCTTCTTCAAGCGTGAGATCGATATTATGTTCGATATTCCCGACCTGTTGAGGAACCTTGAGTGTCATTTCTGCTGAACGATCAAAGGTACGGATACGCAGAGCGAGCTTTTTCTTACGCAGTGTAAAATCTTGAGAATCAAGATAGTGGTTGGTCTGTCGGACCGGAGTGACATGTGAAAAAAGTGTTTTCAAGCGGTCATACTCCGGCATAGAGAGCATCGTCTTATGCTCAATTTCTAAATTTGTTGACATTTTTATGTATAAAAAGATGCTCTGTTTAGATTACTCTTTACAAGATCTCCAAGAGAGGCATCCTCCCTTCTTATTAAAATGATGATTGATCTATTATCTAAAAGTATATCAAAAGCCTGTATCTAAGTAAAGCCAGAAAAGAAGAGAAAGCTCCTTTGTTACGGACTACAGTGCCATTAAAACAACATTTCGCTTCTTTTTCATAGTCGTAAATTAGTCAAGCTGTCTAGTGAATAGGGGCGATATATGGTATAATTGATAAAGACCTGTAATAAAATACAAAGGAGAATTGATCGAGCGTCAATTTGGATAAGCATATGACTGAAAGTACAGCAACTGAATTTAACTGGGAAGAATTTCTTGATCCTTATGTCCAAACGGTTGGGGAACTGAAAATCAAACTTCGTGGTGTGCGTAAGCAATTTTTAAAGAAAAAACTTTACTCACCGATTGAGTTTGTCACGGGGCGCGTGAAGCGACGTGATTCGATTCGGAAGAAAGCAGCCATGCGAGGTTATACGAAAGAAACAATCCGGGAAATGGAAGATATTGCTGGTGTGCGTGTCATGGTGCAGTTTGTTGATGACGTCTGGGATGTTTTAGAGCTTTTACGAAAACGTAAAGACTTAAAAATTATCGAAGAGCGGGACTATATCCATAACCAAAAAGCAAGCGGATATCGTTCATATCACGTGGTTATTGAGTATCCGATTGATATGATTGAAGGCGCTCAAGTGGTGCTTGCCGAAATTCAAATCCGGACCTTGGCAATGAATTTTTGGGCAACGATTGAACATTCCTTAAGTTATAAATATGGTGGGGTGATCCCTGAGGAAGTCCGAGAGCGCTTGAGCGCTGCGGCGCAGATGGCTGCGCAGTTGGATACGGAAATGGGTGCGATTCGTGAAGATATTCAAGAAGCCCAATTGCTTTTTGATGACCCACAAGCAAGACTGGACTACAAGAAAGAAAACGGAGAAGACAATGAGCTCTGGTAAAAAGATCTGGTTGGTAGGGAATTCAAGTGAAAAATCACAAAAGACGCTGTTAGAACTAACAGCGCTTTTGCAGTCAAAAAATTTCAAGTTTGAAAAGGAAAATCCAGAAATTGTTATTTCAGTCGGAGGAGATGGTACGCTCCTCAAAGCCATGCACCTCTATGAGAACAAGCTGGATAAGATTCGTTTTGTCGGCGTTCATACGGGACATCTGGGCTTTTATACCGACTTTATGAACACCGATCTTGATAAGGTGGCGCTTGCCCTAGAGTCTGAAACAGCTGAGCATGCGGTCCATTATCCCCTTTTGCGGATACGTGTGAAATTTCAGGACGGTTCAGAAATGCTCCACTATGCACTGAACGAATCGACGATTCGTCGAACGTCTAAGACTTTAGTTGCGGATATCAGGATTTCGGATTTTCTCTTTGAAAAATTTCGAGGCGATGGCTTATCTGTATCCACACCAACGGGATCAACAGCATATAATAAATCTATTGGTGGCGCCGTTTTACATCCGCGTGTGGAAGCCATGCAGATGGCCGAAATAGCCAGTCTTAATAATATTGTTTATCGGACATTAGGGGCACCAATGGTTGTTGCGAAGAAAGACAGTATTATTATCTGTCCAGAAGATGTTGAGGATTATAGTGTTACTGTTGACCAGCTGACCTTCAACTACGAAAAAATTGAAGCCATCGAGTACAGCATGGATGGTAAAACTATCGCTTTTGCAAATTGTGCCCATACAAGCTTTTGGGAACGTGTCAAAAATGCATTTATCGGCGAGGTGGAATAATGCTGCAAGCACCTTATATTGCTTATAGAGTGTTTCTTGGCATAATTATATTTACAGAGCGAGCAAATATGGTATAATAAAGTTCTGTTCTAGGCAAACTCCGACATATGTTGGAGTTTTTAGATGGAGAAAAATCAGCCCAGAGAGTGGGAGAATACTTCAACAGTAAGGTAACCAATGTCAGAGCAGACTTAAAAGGAGAAGTTAAACAGTGGAATTTTCATTTACAAATACAATTGATGGAAGTACGGTAAAGGCCCTACTTAAACGTCATGGCGTTTCCAAGCGCTTCCTTTCACATATTAAATTTGACGGCGGTGAGATTTTAGTGAATGGTATGGAGCGTAATGTTCTCTTTCCTTTACAAGTGGATGATGTTGTTACGATTGTTACACCTATCGAGCAAGGTACTGATTTATTGATTCCTGAAGATATTGACCCAGAAGTCGTTTTTGAAGACGATCATTATTTGATTGTGAACAAACCTGCAGGACGCACTTCAATTACAGGGCGTTTACACCCGACAGGAGCTATGTCTAACATTGTAAAGGGTTATATCGTACGAAAGAAATACGAGGACCAAATGGTACACATCATTACACGATTGGACCGTGATACGAGTGGCTTGATGATTTTTGCTAAACATAGTTTGGCTCACTCTCTCATCGTACACCCTAAATATAAGGACAGTGTGACCAAACGCTATTATGCCATTATTCATGCAGACGAGAACTTGCCCAAAACAGGGGAAATTAATTTGCCTATCGGTCGGGTTGAAACATCAATCATTGAGCGACGTGTGCATCCTGAAGGGAAAGAAGCCAGAACAAGTTATGAAGTTGTTGCAGAGAAAAATGGCTTGATGCAGCTAGATGTCGTTTTACATACCGGCCGTACACACCAGATTCGTGTTCATTTTTCACATCTGGGGCATATTCTTGTCGGGGACGAACTTTATGGCGGCAATCATGAGCTTATTGATCGTCAAGCTCTCCATTGTCATCATTTACAATTTGTCCATCCCTTTACAGACGAATTGATTGATATTGAGTTAGAAATGCCTGAAGATATGCAAAAACTGATGCGTTAGTCTTTCAATGTTAAAATAAACCCAATTCGAGTGCTAGGCGTGCATGCTAGCCCTCTTTTATCGGTAAAAAATAAAAAAGCGGTATCGAAACAGAGATACCGCTTTTTCTTGTGCCTCAATTTCTTGCTTGCATTTGCAAGGCAGTTGAAGTTGGGACTAGCGCTATAAAAAAATCTTCTGCCGACACAGAAGATTTTTTTTATTTATTTTTTAAAGTCCCAACCTTTGATAATTTTAACGCCAGTAATTTTTTCTGGATTGACAGGAGATGATTCTTCTTGTGGGTTATTTGGGTTCGCTTCCACTTTTCCTGCAGCAATTTTATCCACAACATCCATACCTGAAATCACTTGTCCAAAGACCGTGTATTGTCCGTCAAGGAAAGGTGAGCCCCCTTTTTTATAAGCATCGATAATCTTTTCGGGATATTTGCTTGTACTTAAGCCTTGCTCAGCTGCTTGAGGATTTTGGACGATAAAGAATTGCGAACTGCTTGTCTCTCCAGGACCACTGTTTGCCAAAGAAACTGCGCCGCGAATATGATAAAGCTGATTTGAAATCTCCGTAGCAAATGGTTTGTTGTTGTTGACTACAGATTTACTTCCAGTTCCCTTATTGCTTGGGTCACCGGTTTGAATCATGAAATCATTAATGACACGGAAGAATTCATTGTTTTTATAGTAACCTTCCTTGGCCAAAGTCAAGAAGTTTTCGACAGCCATTGGTGCCAATTTAGGGAAGAGCTTAATATTGATGTTCCCAGCTGTCGTTTGAATTTGAACTTCAGCTTCATCCTTGCCCACTTCTTTCGACAACTGAGGGAGTTCAACACTTTGCAAATCATTTTTTGCATCTGTCTTGCTGTCAGAACTGTTCGCAAAGTAAAGAAGACCACCAATGATAACAACGATGAGGACCAACAATCCTCCAAAGATAATATTCGTATTTTTTTTATTTTCCATTTCTATATTTTAACATAAAAGTTTCGAAGACTAAACGGCAATAAAAAGTTTATACTTGCAAATTTTAAAATAAAGGACTATACTAAATAAAAAATATCAGGAAGGAGAATCACATATGTTTAAGTTTGACCTACAATCTCAACATCATCATGCGCATAGATAAGAGTTGTGTCATACTTTGGTATAGATGCAACTTTAGAGTACGCTCGAAAGACATCTATGCCGGTGATTCTCAGAAAGACCGGATGGCTAGGCTATACGGTCTTTTCTTTTGGGCAAAATTATGCTGTAAATGAACGAAGAAGTAGTAGAGAAAGAAAAAAATATGAAAAATGAAAATCAAGTAAAGCGCAATTTAAAACAAAGACACATCACCATGATTGCGCTTGGTGGCACGATAGGAACAGGCTTGTTCCTAACCTCAGGAGCGACTATTAGTCAGGCTGGACCTTTTGGAGCAGTACTGGCTTATATCTTTGTCGGGATTATGGTTTATTTTGTCATGACCTCTTTAGGAGAGATGGCCACTTATTTACCCACATCAGGCTCTTTTACAGATTATGGGGCACGCTTTGTGGATCCAGCTTTTGGCTTTGCCTTGGGCTGGAACTATTGGATAAACGGTGCAATTACGATTGCGGTTGATTTGACAACGGCAGGATTAATTACTCAATTTTGGTTCCCTCAGGTCCCTTCGTGGATATTCTCTGGTGTAGCCACAGTTCTTATTTTTGCGATTAATATCATGGCGGTACGCGCTTTTGGGGAAACAGAATATTGGCTCTCCATTATCAAGTTGATTACAATTATTGTCTTTTTGGCTGTTGGGGTGTTAACCATTATCGGAATTTTTGGAAATCATATTGATGTTGTTGGTAATCTAACAGCGGGGAATCACGGATTTACTGGTGGGGTGACCGGATTTGTTGGTGTTTTACTCATCGCTGGCTTTTCTTTTCAGGGCACAGAACTTCTGGGAGTTACAGCAGGTGAATCAGAAAATCCTGAGAAAAGTATTCCCAAAGCGATGAACTCTATCTTTTGGCGCATTCTTCTTTTCTATATTTTTACGATTATTGTTATTGCAGCTATTATTAATTACAAAGACCCACGCTTGCTTAACCCTGATTCGACAGCGGTTATGAGTCCTTTTACTATTGTTTTTAAGAATATTGGTTTGGCCGTAGCAGCGAGTCTAATGAATGCTGTGATTTTAACATCGGTTATCTCCTCAGCAAACTCAGTCATGTACGCTTCAACACGTATCCTCTACTCTTTGGGTAAAAAAGAAGGCGCGCCACGTCAGTTCTCAAAGATAGCCAAAAACGGTATTCCTATCAATGCTTTATTGGCAACGACAGCGGTCTGTGTGGTCGCATTTTTAACAGGAATTTTCGGCACACAAATTTATCTTTTGCTTGTGGACCTGTCAAGTTTGACCGGATTTATTGCATGGCTTGGGATATCTATCAGTCACATTCGTTTCCGTCGGGCTTTCTTGGCTCAAGGTGGCGATTTGAGCAGTTTGCCTTATCAAGCAAAATGGTTTCCCTTTGGCCCCATCTTGTCTCTCATCATGACGGCAATGATTGTTGTTAATTTAGACCCAGCTATGCTTTTCAGTAGTCACTGGGGTGAAGGCTTGGCCATGTATGCCGCAATACCACTTTTCTTGGCCCTATACTTTGGATATAAATGGAAGTACAATACAAAATTAGTGCCACTCAAAGCGGTAGATTTGAGCCGGGAGAAATGATAAAATGAAAGCATGAAGAAAATCAAATTCTACCTGCTTCCCTTCCTCTTGTTATTTATTTTTATGAGCTTGACGGCTTGTGGGGTAAACACGAAGAAAAATACATGGCAAAAGATTGAAGAAAGCAAGACGATTACTATTGGTTATGAGGCAGACTTTGCGCCTCTAACTTCAAGGCAAGAGAGTGGAAAACCTGAAGGTTTCAATGTAGCTCTAGCAGAGGCAATCTTTGCTTCTTATAATATAAAGGTTGACTGGAAAGCATTGGACTGGTCGGCCAAAGAAAAAGCCTTGAAAGAAGGAGAGGTTGATCTGATTTGGGGCCCTTATACAGCAAATAAGACAAGGGAAAAGACCCTTTTATTTAGTCAACCTTACCACACGGGAAATTTGGTGTTGCTTGTCCCTAAAGAAGCAGAACTTTATAATATTGGCGATATGCATGGTCAAGCAGTTGGTGGGCAAAAAGCTTCAGCAGCTTATGATTTGTTTAGCGAGTATCCACAGATTTTAAAAAATATTGTCAAAGAAAATCTGATGTTTCTCTACAACCAGCCGAGCAATGCCATCGCCGCCTTGCAGGCAGGTGAAATTCAAGCTGTTCTTTTAGATAAGGACTATACTCAAACTTATCTTCGTCATCATCAGCTTGAAGGATTATATAATATTCTAGAAACGCCTTATCCACAAGTTGAGTATGCCGTAGCAGCACGAAAGAAAGATACTGAATTAATGGATAAAGTCAACCAAGGCTTACAAGCCCTTCAGCAGTCGGGTGAATTTAGCAAACTCTCTAAGCAGTGGTTTCTTCCTTAAGGTGTTAAAATAAAAAGAGCGAAAGCTCTTTTTATTTATAGTGAAGAGGAATAAAGATGAAATTTATTGCAATAGTAGGAACCAATGCCAGCTTTTCTTACAATAGAAAGTTGCTCTGGTATATGAAGAAACATTTTATTAATGAAGCTGAGATTGAAGTTATCGAGATAGCAGGCTTACCCTTGTTTTCGGAAGACAGCATGGACTTGCCCGACAGAATCCGTGAAATCGCTGAAGCCATTGAAGCCGCAGATGGCTTGATTATTTCTACTCCGGAGTACGATCATGCCATTACTGCGGCCTTGAAGTCTTTGCTGGAATGGCTCTCTTGGGGAGCATTGCAACCCATTATTAATACACCGGTTATGATTGTAGGCGCTTCTCTAGGAAAGCAGGGGTCTGTTTTTGCACAGGAAAATCTCAGACAAATCCTCCAATCCCCCGGATTGGAAGCCTTTGTCTTACCCGCTAACCAATTTTTATTGAGTCATGCGGCTGATGCTTTCGATGTCTCAGGAAATTTAATTGACAGACAAACGATTTCTTGGTTGGAACATTGTTTCAGAAACTTTTGCCGTTACAGCGAGAACTTGCAGCCTTTACGCGCGCTGATAGAAACAGATGCGGATACTGGAGCATCGGAGTATGAGTGATTTTTTGTCTCAAAAATATCGAGGTTTAGGTACAGTTATTGAGCTAAGTTTACTTGAGGTGGATAAGTCAGAGACTACAGAAAGACTTGATCAGGCCCATAGAAAAATTGCTCATTATGAAGATTTATTCACAGTCAACAGGGCGTTCTCGGAGCTCATGGCGGTCAACCAATTCGCAGGATTAAAAGCTGCTCCCTTGTCGGAAGAAGTTTATACTTTAACGAAAAAAGCTGTGCAGATCAGTCAGGAGCATTTTGGTTTTAATGCAAGTATTGGACCATTAGTGCGCCTTTGGCACATCGGTTTTGCTGATGCCCGTATTCCTTCCGAGCAAGAAATTCAAGACATGCTTGCTTTGGTAAGTCCAGATCATATCGTTCTGGATGATCAGAAAAAGACTGTTTTTCTCCCTCAAAAAGGAATGTCCTTAGACTTAGGAGGTATAGCCAAAGGATATATTGCAGATAAAGTTGTAGAATTTTGGAAAGAAACTGGTCTTTCCACAGGCATCGTTAATCTTGGGGGTAATATTCGGTTTTTGGGATTGCCTCTAAAGGGACATTGGCGTGTCGGAATTCGTAACCCACTTACTCATGGGATATCGTTGGTACAGCAAGTGCTGACCACTTCCTCGTCTGTCGTAACTTCTGGAATTGATCAACGCTATTTAGAGCGAGACGGAAAGAGCTATCATCATATTCTCAATCCTGAAACAGGTTATCCTCATGTGAACAACTTAGCCAGCGTGACGGTATTTTCTGAAAAGTCATTAGATGGGGAGATTG
This window of the Lactococcus garvieae subsp. garvieae genome carries:
- a CDS encoding amino acid permease, with amino-acid sequence MNNENNQTQRGLKNRHIQLIAIAGTIGTGLFLGAGQSISMTGPSILLIYIIIGALMFILLRAIGEMLYMDPEQHSFLNFVSHYLGNKAGYFIQWSYWLVVIFMAMAELTAVGVYIQFWLPSVPVWLTETVILLALTALNTLNAKFFGETEFWFGMIKIVAIVGLIVTAIIMAFSGFQADGTTVSLSNVTKDFSFFPNGVTNFIGSFQMVMFAFVAMEFIGMTAAETLDPRPTLKKAINQIPIRILIFYIGALTAIMSIYHWTDIPADQSPFVMVFDLIGFKWAAAVINFVVLTSAASALNSALFSTTRNLFSLSKLHGDKALQPFTKLSKNGIPTNALFFTAALIFLAPFISLIPGVSNGFVFITSVATNLFLIVYIMTLIAYTKYRKSSEYLEDGFKVPMPNVLVPVTIVAFGLIFISLFFFKDTRIPAIGSAIWIVVFGIISYLRKEKTVDL
- a CDS encoding YlbF family regulator — encoded protein: MLIINEQLFEIDDLIDEVVKDFLELPEVAAYRDLKTTFEEDEDLQAKLQLLTENQEYIAFRPELAQLRKEILLNEKVYQLRIAENDLQELLSELTKDISSAISAHIFVDENLPLKGGSRHGRHH
- a CDS encoding YlbG family protein, producing MDAIIDKEIVTKKSEDKTVRPLEKQGRIALFVYCNSYKGNRQLSHYGDLGYTSRKAHYSLLYVNEEDVSETIKKLKALKFVKRVRPSHLKDLNQNFSEAFAETNEAIKGQLEAALGKL
- a CDS encoding CYTH domain-containing protein, producing MSTNLEIEHKTMLSMPEYDRLKTLFSHVTPVRQTNHYLDSQDFTLRKKKLALRIRTFDRSAEMTLKVPQQVGNIEHNIDLTLEEAQYLLAQKSITCGKTDLSEICDILVERGVDLESITLIGSLTTIRYEQHLPIGLAALDKNDYLGHTDYELELEVTDSEQGKKDFLAFLKKNHIEFRFSKSKVVRFLDCLRHLKKQ
- a CDS encoding GTP pyrophosphokinase, which codes for MTESTATEFNWEEFLDPYVQTVGELKIKLRGVRKQFLKKKLYSPIEFVTGRVKRRDSIRKKAAMRGYTKETIREMEDIAGVRVMVQFVDDVWDVLELLRKRKDLKIIEERDYIHNQKASGYRSYHVVIEYPIDMIEGAQVVLAEIQIRTLAMNFWATIEHSLSYKYGGVIPEEVRERLSAAAQMAAQLDTEMGAIREDIQEAQLLFDDPQARLDYKKENGEDNELW
- a CDS encoding NAD kinase, coding for MSSGKKIWLVGNSSEKSQKTLLELTALLQSKNFKFEKENPEIVISVGGDGTLLKAMHLYENKLDKIRFVGVHTGHLGFYTDFMNTDLDKVALALESETAEHAVHYPLLRIRVKFQDGSEMLHYALNESTIRRTSKTLVADIRISDFLFEKFRGDGLSVSTPTGSTAYNKSIGGAVLHPRVEAMQMAEIASLNNIVYRTLGAPMVVAKKDSIIICPEDVEDYSVTVDQLTFNYEKIEAIEYSMDGKTIAFANCAHTSFWERVKNAFIGEVE
- a CDS encoding RluA family pseudouridine synthase, with amino-acid sequence MEFSFTNTIDGSTVKALLKRHGVSKRFLSHIKFDGGEILVNGMERNVLFPLQVDDVVTIVTPIEQGTDLLIPEDIDPEVVFEDDHYLIVNKPAGRTSITGRLHPTGAMSNIVKGYIVRKKYEDQMVHIITRLDRDTSGLMIFAKHSLAHSLIVHPKYKDSVTKRYYAIIHADENLPKTGEINLPIGRVETSIIERRVHPEGKEARTSYEVVAEKNGLMQLDVVLHTGRTHQIRVHFSHLGHILVGDELYGGNHELIDRQALHCHHLQFVHPFTDELIDIELEMPEDMQKLMR
- a CDS encoding peptidylprolyl isomerase → MENKKNTNIIFGGLLVLIVVIIGGLLYFANSSDSKTDAKNDLQSVELPQLSKEVGKDEAEVQIQTTAGNINIKLFPKLAPMAVENFLTLAKEGYYKNNEFFRVINDFMIQTGDPSNKGTGSKSVVNNNKPFATEISNQLYHIRGAVSLANSGPGETSSSQFFIVQNPQAAEQGLSTSKYPEKIIDAYKKGGSPFLDGQYTVFGQVISGMDVVDKIAAGKVEANPNNPQEESSPVNPEKITGVKIIKGWDFKK
- a CDS encoding amino acid permease; protein product: MKNENQVKRNLKQRHITMIALGGTIGTGLFLTSGATISQAGPFGAVLAYIFVGIMVYFVMTSLGEMATYLPTSGSFTDYGARFVDPAFGFALGWNYWINGAITIAVDLTTAGLITQFWFPQVPSWIFSGVATVLIFAINIMAVRAFGETEYWLSIIKLITIIVFLAVGVLTIIGIFGNHIDVVGNLTAGNHGFTGGVTGFVGVLLIAGFSFQGTELLGVTAGESENPEKSIPKAMNSIFWRILLFYIFTIIVIAAIINYKDPRLLNPDSTAVMSPFTIVFKNIGLAVAASLMNAVILTSVISSANSVMYASTRILYSLGKKEGAPRQFSKIAKNGIPINALLATTAVCVVAFLTGIFGTQIYLLLVDLSSLTGFIAWLGISISHIRFRRAFLAQGGDLSSLPYQAKWFPFGPILSLIMTAMIVVNLDPAMLFSSHWGEGLAMYAAIPLFLALYFGYKWKYNTKLVPLKAVDLSREK
- a CDS encoding transporter substrate-binding domain-containing protein, whose amino-acid sequence is MKKIKFYLLPFLLLFIFMSLTACGVNTKKNTWQKIEESKTITIGYEADFAPLTSRQESGKPEGFNVALAEAIFASYNIKVDWKALDWSAKEKALKEGEVDLIWGPYTANKTREKTLLFSQPYHTGNLVLLVPKEAELYNIGDMHGQAVGGQKASAAYDLFSEYPQILKNIVKENLMFLYNQPSNAIAALQAGEIQAVLLDKDYTQTYLRHHQLEGLYNILETPYPQVEYAVAARKKDTELMDKVNQGLQALQQSGEFSKLSKQWFLP
- a CDS encoding NADPH-dependent FMN reductase, coding for MKFIAIVGTNASFSYNRKLLWYMKKHFINEAEIEVIEIAGLPLFSEDSMDLPDRIREIAEAIEAADGLIISTPEYDHAITAALKSLLEWLSWGALQPIINTPVMIVGASLGKQGSVFAQENLRQILQSPGLEAFVLPANQFLLSHAADAFDVSGNLIDRQTISWLEHCFRNFCRYSENLQPLRALIETDADTGASEYE
- a CDS encoding FAD:protein FMN transferase — translated: MRILEHRSMSDFLSQKYRGLGTVIELSLLEVDKSETTERLDQAHRKIAHYEDLFTVNRAFSELMAVNQFAGLKAAPLSEEVYTLTKKAVQISQEHFGFNASIGPLVRLWHIGFADARIPSEQEIQDMLALVSPDHIVLDDQKKTVFLPQKGMSLDLGGIAKGYIADKVVEFWKETGLSTGIVNLGGNIRFLGLPLKGHWRVGIRNPLTHGISLVQQVLTTSSSVVTSGIDQRYLERDGKSYHHILNPETGYPHVNNLASVTVFSEKSLDGEIEAKRMFFSEEPEKVFAKRQDVIQAAVLITKEKEIKILGLKPKDVRLIDKRFKILN